Sequence from the Catenuloplanes indicus genome:
GTGAGCGACGCTTACCTCACGCTCAAAGCGGCTGGCCGGCTGTGACGGCGATCGGGTGCAGGCGCTGCCGGTAGCTGTTCAGGGCGTCTCCGGCGGGCTCGGACAGCGCCTCTGATCCGGAAGTTCAGCGCCTACGAATCCTCGAGTTGACGAGCCCGGGACCCCAGCACCAGCACATAACCGAGAAACGCGAGCCACACCGCCGCGCCCACCCCGATCCGGAACGCCGTCGGCATCGGCGACGGCGTCACCAGCGCTTCGATCAACGCCGAGACCCCGAACACGCCGATCAACCCGACCGCCGCCACCATTCCCTCCCGCGCCGTTTCCGCGAGCGCCCGGCCCCGGGTCCGGTCCGGACCCGGCGCGATCCACGCCCACCCGATCCGCAGCCCCACCCCGGCCGCGACGAAGATCCCGGTCAGTTCCAGCAGCCCGTGCGGGGTGATCAGACCGAAGAACTGGTCCGCGCTCCCGTGGTCGATCATCACGCCGCCCACCACCCCGATGTTGAGCGCGTTCTGCCAGAGCAGCCAGACGACCGGGACGATCAGCACGCCGGAGGCCAGGCACTGGGCGGCCAGCCAGGCGTTGTGGGTCCAGAGGTGGAACGCGAACGACGCGGGCAGGAACTCCGTGTAGTAACCGGCGAACTCGCTCTCCACCAGGCTCCGGGCCCGCTCCTCGCCGATGAACGCGGCGGCGCTCTCCGGGTGGGTGGAGACCCAGGACATCAGGAACGCGGTGAGCGCGCAGAACGCCACGGCCACGCCGGACCACCAGGGCCAGGCACGGTAGACGGCGCGCGGGAAGCCGTGCGTGACGAACCGGGTGGCGTCGGTGAGGCGCAGGCGGCGGCCGCCGGTGACGGTGGCGCGGGCGGTGAGGACCAGGCGGGAGAGGCGGGCGACCAGGGTCGGGTCGGGTGAGCGGCTGCGGACCACGGACAGGTGGGTGGTGGCGCGCTGGTAGAGCGCGAGCAGCTCGTCGACCTCGGCAGCAGATAGCCGGCGACCGCGGGAGAGCTGCTCCAGCCGGCGCCACTCGCCGTCGTGCTCCGCCACGTACGCATCAAGATCCACTAATCCCCCTGACCACGGCCGTCCGGCATAGTGTTTCACTGTGCGCGTGGCGGACGGGAATGCGGCAGGTGGCGGCCTGGTCTCCGGTGAGGCGGTCGAGGTCGAGATCCGAGTGGCCCGGCCGGGGTCGCGGGTGCTGGCGCTCGCGGTCGACATCGTGGTCCAGATCGGGCTGGCGCTGAGCATCACCACGACGCTGCTGCTGGCGCTGGGCATCTCCGGGCTACTGGGCCGGCTGGACGAGGCCGTGATGAGCGCGCTGACCGTGATCGTGACCGCGCTGGTGCTGGTCGGCTACCCGACGATCACGGAGACGGTGTCCGGCGGGCGGACCGCCGGCAAGTCGCTGGTCGGCATCCGGGTGGTCCGCGACGACGGCGGGCCGATCCAGCTGCGGCACGCGTTCACCCGCGCGCTGGTCGGCGTGGCGCTGGAGTGGCCGGGGCTGGTGCTGCCGCTGGTCACCTGGATCGCGAGCCTGTTCACGATGCTGACCAACCCGCTCGGCAAACGGCTCGGCGATCTCGCGGCCGGCACGATCGTCATCCACGACCGGGCCGCGACCGGGTGGGGGTGGGTGCCGGGCATGCCGCCGGCGCTGGCCGGCTGGGCGCTCACGCTGGACCTGACCGGGCTCGGTGACGATCTGGCGCTCGCGGTCCGGCATTTCCTGTCCCGGGGCAGCACGCTGGTCGAGCCGGACCGCAGCCGCCTCGGGCGTGCACTCGCGGCCGAGGTCGCGTCCGTCACCGCGCCACCGCCGCCACCGGGCGTGCCGGACTGGGCCTATCTGGCCGCGGTGCTGGCGGAACGGCACCGCCGCGCCACGCACCGGCTGGCCCGCAACCGTTCGGTCTCGGCCGCGCTCTGGCCGAGCCTGCCGCAGCCCGGCTTCCGCCCGCCGCTCCCGGTGCCGCCGGATGCGCGCGCGGAGTGGCCGAGTCAGACCTGGCCGCGCCCGCCGTGGCAGGCGGACCGCCAGCTCCCGGACTGGACCGGCATGACTCCCCCGCCGATGGCCAGCACGCTGCGCGCCGCCGCGCCGTCGGAGGACCGGAAAGAATAAGACCCCCAGCGGGTACGTCCGCCGGGGGTGTTTCCGCGTACCGCTAGCGGGCGATACGTCCGTCGGAGACGACACCGATCAGGTGCGTCCAGGCCTCGTGGCCGACCGTGAGCATCGGGCCGTCCGGGTCCTTCGAGTCCCGCACGTGCACCGACCGGGGCATCGCGGCGACCTCGACACAGGCGCCGTTGGAGGAACTCCGACTGCTCTTGCGCCATGGCAGGACATGGCCGTGCGACGCGGCAAGCATCCGCGCCACCATCCTCTCTGAATGGGGTTCCGGGGTTATATCTCGCGCGCCGCCGCCCGGATGAATTCGATCGACTTCTCCGGCGGCAACGCGACGTCACGCAGGCCTTCGAAGCTGGTCGCGTATCCGTCCACTTCCTCGGGTTGCTCGCGGAAGGTTCCGCCGGTCCGAGAATCGGCGTAGACGAGTCGCTGCCCACCGGCGAAGTCCATGATGCAGAACGATCCGGCGAGCCCGGAGTGTGCGCCGGCGTCGAAGGGAACCACCAGAATGGTGACGTTCGGCCGGTCGGAAACCTCGACCAGGCGACCCAGCTGGCGTCGCTGGACCTCGCGGCCGCCCACCCGGCGACGCAGCACGGCCTCGTCGAGCACCCAGAGCAGGTCGGGTGCGGGCTGCCGGCCGATCACGGCCTGCCGGGCCAGCCGCACCGCGGCGCGTTGCTCTATCTCGTCGTCCCGGGCCGGTCGGCCGTCCGGGCGCAGGTCGTCGGTCCGGAAGATCTCCCGCGCGTACTCGTCGGTCTGCAGCAGGCCCGGCACCAGCAGCGCCTCGTACGCGCGGAGCCGGACCACCTCGGCCTCGAAGCCGATGTAGGTCTCGTACGCGTCCGGGAGCACGTCGCCGTACGCCTCCCACCAGGCACGCTGGCGGGACTGGACCGCGACCGCGTGGATGCGGCGGCGGTCGTCGTCCGGCACGGCATAGGTGTCGAGGAGCGCGTCCAGATCGCGGTTGCGGATGCCGGTGTGGGCGGTCTCGATCCGGCTGAGTTTGCTCTCCGACCAGCCCAGCGAGCGCGCCACGTCGGCAACGGTGCGGCGGGTGGCCTCGCGCAGGCGACGTAGTTCGGCGCCGAGCTGCCGTCGTAGGGTGGTGGGGCTGGGCTTCACGGCCATCGGCAACACGTTACTGCAAGATCCGATTAGGACGGTGCAGGCCACGGCGGTGTCGAGTGCAACAAGCCCGCATCGATCTGCACTTGCATCCCCGGTCTGCAAGTGGCCTAATGAGCACTGAGCCAGGACGGGACCCGGGCGGCAACGGCGGTCCCGAGCCCGGCCCACCGAGGGGATCAGCGCTCAGGAGGGGTGGGTTCCGGCGGCGGCAAACGCCGGTCCTCCGCCCCTCCTGTCGTGCATTCCGGGCGCTCGCGCAAACCGGACATCACCGCCGCGACCTGCGACATGGGCGCGACCGTAGTAGAGGATCAGGGGCGCCCCACCGTGGCCGGGCGCCCCTGATCTTTTCCGCCGGAGAATCAGTAGCGGTAGTGGTCCGACTTGTACGGGCCCTCGACCGGCACGTTCAGGTACGCGGCCTGCTCCTTGGTCAGCTCGGTCAGCTTCACGCCGAGCGCGTCCAGGTGCAGGCGGGCGACCTTCTCGTCCAGGTGCTTCGGCAGCACGTAGACGCCGATCGGGTACTCCTCGATCTTCGTGAACAGCTCGATCTGCGCGATCGTCTGGTTCGCGAACGAGTTCGACATGACGAACGACGGGTGGCCGGTCGCGTTGCCGAGGTTCAGCAGGCGGCCCTCGGACAGCACGATGATCGAGTGGCCGTCGGCGAACTTGAACTCGTCCACCTGCGGCTTGATGTTGATCCGCTCGACGTCGGCACGCCGGTACAGCCCGGCCATGTCGATCTCGTTGTCGAAGTGGCCGATGTTGCCGACGATCGCGTTGTGCTTCATCCGCGCCATGTGGTCGGCGGTGATGACGTTGAAGCAGCCGGTCGCGGTCACGAAGATGTCCGCGGTCTCGACCACGTCGTCGATCGTGGCGACCTGGTAGCCGTCCATCGCGGCCTGCAGCGCGCAGATCGGGTCGATCTCGGTGACGATGACGCGGGCACCCTGGCCGCGCAGCGAGTCCGCGCAGCCCTTGCCGACGTCGCCGTAACCGAAGACCACGGCCACCTTGCCACCGATCAGCACGTCGGTGGCGCGGTTGATGCCGTCGATCAGCGAGTGGCGGCAGCCGTACTTGTTGTCGAACTTGCTCTTGGTGACCGAGTCGTTGACGTTGATCGCCGGGAAGAGCAGGTTGCCGGCGGCCTGCATCTCGTAGAGGCGGTGCACGCCGGTGGTGGTCTCCTCGGTCACGCCCTTGATGCCGGCCGCGATGTTCGTCCACCGCTGCTTGTCCTCGGCGAGCGACTTGTGCAGCGTGGCCAGGATGACCGCGTACTCCTCGGAGTCGGCGGTGTCGATGGCCGGGACCGCGCCCAGCTTCTCGAACTCGGCGCCCTTGTGGACCAGGAGCGTGGCGTCACCGCCGTCGTCCAGGATCATGTTCGGGCCCTTGCCGTCCGGCCAGAGCAGGATCTGCTCGGTGCACCACCAGTACTCCTCCAGCGTCTCGCCCTTCCAGGCGTAGACCGGCACGCCGGACGGCGCCTCGGGGGTGCCGTTCGGGCCGACCACGATCGCGGCGGCGGCGTGGTCCTGGGTGGAGAAGATGTTGCAGGACGCCCAGCGGACCTCGGCGCCGAGCGCGGTCAGCGTCTCGATCAGCACGGCGGTCTGGATCGTCATGTGCAGCGAGCCGGTGATCCGCGCGCCGCGCAGGGGCTGCGCGTCCGCGTACTCACGCCGGATCGACATCAGGCCGGGCATCTCGTGCTCGGCGAGCTGGATCTCCTTGCGCCCGAAGGCGGCGAGCGACAGGTCGGCCACCTTGTAGTCGCCCTCAGCGACGGTCTGGGGGCGGACGGGAAGGGTGCTGGTCATGAAAGCTCCTGTCGATACGTCACCGATGACCGACCCACTACTTTACGCGTCGCCGGTTGTAGCCGTGGAATCGCGCTGGTCACCGCCCTCCGGACATGCGCACGGGGCGGTCGGTGACGTGAGTCCCGACCGCCCCGTGCATCCCCCCGGTTTGGCATGTCCGCGCGACCACCCCGTGGCCTTGCGTAGTTATAGCCTCACACTCCGCAACCTAACTGTCAACCAAAAACAGCAAAAATCAGGATTGGTACAGAGAAGCGGATAGCGAAATACGGACATACAGCATCGGGCGCCGTGAAACACGGCGCCCGATGCTGTGGATTCGTCAGAGCCCGACGGCTGCCACGAAGGCCTCGCCGGCGCCGGAGAGGCGCAGCGGGCCCGCGTCCGCGCCGGAGAACGCGGCCGTGCCGGGTGCGATCTCCACCACGGCCTGCCCGTCGTCCGCCCGCACCGGACCGCCCACGGCCAGCACCACGCGCGGCCCGGGCACGTCCAGCGTGACCGTGCGGCCGCCCGGCGTGATCCGGTGCAGCAGGAAGTCCGGCACCGGCACCGGCCAGGCCCGGACACCCTCAGCCGGTTCCACGGCCGGGTGCAGCGGCTCGCTCAGCACCTCGAAACGCAGCACGCCGAGTAGCTCGTCCACGTCCACCTGCTTCGGCGTCATGCCGCCGCGGAGCACGTTGTCACTGGCCGCCATGATCTCGACGCCGGTGCCGCGCAGGTACGCGTGCAGGTTCCCGGCCGGCATCCAGATCGCCTGCCCCGGTTCCAGCCGCACGTGGTTGAGCAGCAGCGCCACCAGCACACCGGTGTCCTCGGGATAGAACCGGGCCAGCTCACCGGCGAGCGGCGCGGTGCCGGCCGCCACCGCGGCCTTCACCAGACCGGCACGCTCCTCGACCGGCCAGGTCAGCAGCGTGCGCACGGCCTCGCGCAGGCCCGCCGGCCCGGTCCGCAGCGCCGCTACCACCGGCGCGAGTTCCGCGATGCCGAGCGACTCCAGCGTGTCCGCCGAGACGGCCGGGTCGGCGAAGCCGCAGAGCGCGTCGAACGGGGTCAGCGCGACCAGCAGCTCCGGCTTGTGGTTCGCGTCGACGTAGCCGTCGTGCCCCTCGGCGAACCGCGCGTTCGCGTGCTCCAGCGTCGGGTGCGCCTGCAACGACAGCGGCGCGTCGGCCGCGAGGACCTTCATCAGGTACGGCAGCCGGGCGCCGAACCGCTCCACCACGGCCGGGCCGAGCAGCCGGTCCGGCTCCGCGGCCAGCAGCGTGTCCAGTCCGGTGCCGCCGACCCGCGACGGGTCCGCCGGGTGCGCGCCGATCCACAGTTCCGCCTCCGGCCCGGCGGTGGGCGTGGGCCGGCCCTGGATCTCGGCGATCGCGGCGCGCGAACCCCACGCGTACGGGCGGATGACGCTGGTCAGAGCCTGCATGTTCAGTTCCCCGTGAGTGTCTCGGAAGCCAGCTGCGTGCCGTCGTACCCGGATTTCGGCGCGGCCGCCGCCTCCGGGTCGTACACGTCCGGCTCCAGGTAGATGATCCGGGCGATCGGCACGGCCGCCCGGATGCGCGCCTCCGCCTCGTTGATGTGCCGGGTCACGTCCGCCGCGGTCTCGGTCGCGTCCACCGCGAACTTCGCTGCGACCAGCAGCTCCTCCGGGCCGAGATGCATGGTGCGCATGTGGATGATCTGCCGGACCGCGGCGCCGTCCAGCAGCGCGCGCTCGATCGCGGCCTGGTCCGGCGCGGACGCGCCCTCGCCGAGCAGCAGGCTCTTCGTCTCGACCGCCAGGATGATCGCGATGCAGACCAGCAGCACGCCGATCGCGCCGGTGCCGAGCGCGTCCCACACGCCGTGGCCGGTGATCAGCGTGAGACCGACGCCGAGGAGCGCCAGGACCAGGCCGATCAGCGCGCCGAAGTCCTCCAGCAGCACGACCGGCAGCTCCGGCGCCTTGGCGCGGCGGATGAACTGCCGCCACGAGGCGTCGCCACGGGTGTGGTTGGACTCCTTGATCGCGGTGCGGAACGAGAAGCCCTCCATGCAGATCGCGGCGACCAGCACCGCGACCGGCACCCAGTGCCACGACGTGATGGCGCCGTGGTTCGGGTCGGTGTGCGCCTCGTGCCACTTGTGGTAGGCCTCGTACAGCGCGAACAGCCCGCCCAGCGAGAACAGCACGATCGAGACGATGAACGCGTAGATGTAGCGCTCCCGGCCGTACCCGAACGGGTGGGCCGGCGTCGCTGCCCGGCGGGCTCGTCGCCCGCCGAGCAGCAGCAGCGCCTGATTACCCGAGTCGGCGACCGAGTGGATCGACTCGGCCAGCATCGACGAGGACTGTGTCAGCAGGAACGCGACGAACTTCGTGGCCGCGATGCCCAGGTTCGCGGCCAGCGCCGCGATGATCGCCTTGCCGCCCTCGCCGGTGCTCATCGGTCAGTTGATCCCTTCGGTGCGGATCGGGTTGGCCAGTTCCTTCATCTCGGAGATCGCCGGCACCGCCATCGGGTCGAGACCGTGCGCCAGCGCCAGGTAGATCGACGCGAAGTCCGGGACCGCGATCAGCGACGCCAGCCGCTCCAGCGTGGAGCCGCCCTCCGCGGTCACCACGTCGCAGCGCACGCCACGTCGTTCCGCGAGCGTCTGCACCGCGTCCGCGCGCCGCTCCTCGACCGCGACCGGCTCGTCGTTCGCCTCCTGCGGGTCGATGCCGCCGTCGCGCAGCAGCACGATCCGCAGCCGGGTCTGGTCTCCCTCGTCCTCCGGGTCGGCGAAGATGTCCCGCTCACCCTCGACCAGGCCGCCGAAGACGCCGTCGAGCAGGCCCACCCGGCCGCGGCCGGCCTCACCGAGACCGCCGGCGACCACCGGGTACCGTGCGTTCGCGGAGAGCGTGTCGGCGAACCGGCGCGCGGCCACGGTGGCCAGCGGCGACGAGCCCCAGACGATCGGCACCGAGCCGGCCAGGCCGAGCGCCAGCGACTTCGCCGGGTTGACGAACGACTCCAGGCCGGGGCGGCAGCGGTCCGCGTCCGTGTCCAGCCGGGTCGCGGTCTCCGCCAGGTCGGCCTCGTTGATCTTCACGAGGTCGAGCTGCCGCGCGGCCAGCAGCACCGGTACGGCCAGCGACCACAGGCTGGCGCGGGCCGGTGCGCGGCGCGGCACGCCGATGAACGGCGCACGGGCCGACTCGGCGATCGACTGCAGCCGGGAGTCCGGCGCGCCGATCGCGACCAGCCGGGCACCGCGCCGGGCCGCGGCCTCGGCGGCGGCCAGCGCCTCCGGGCTACGGCCGGAGGCGGAGACCGCGATCACCACGTCCGCCGCGCCGACCCAGCCGGGCACGCCCGGGCTGCGGTGCGCGATCACCGGCGCCGGGCAGCGCGGCCCGGCGACCGTACGCAGGATGTCCGCGGTGAGCACCGCGGTGCCGGCCCCGGCGATCACGACCGCGCGCGGCCGGCCCTCGTCGGACAGCGCGTTGAGGTTCGCCTCCGCCGCCAGCTGCGCGGACTCACGGACCTGGGCGCCCGCGGACGCGGTGGCCCGGAGCATGCCGCCCGGGTCCCGCGCGGCCATCAGCTCCTCGTCGTCGAGGATGCTCTCGTCGGCGACGCGCCGGCCCTGAATCCCCGCGGTGCCGTCCACCGGGTTGCCCATCAGCGGTCTTCCTCCTGGTCCGTGTGCTGCGGACCCGTCGGAGCCGTTCGTGCCTCGTCCAGCAGCATCACCGGGATGTCGTCCTCGACCCGGAACCGCCGCCCACACTCGGTGCAGGTCAGCGTGCCCGTGGCCGCGTCATGGGCGAGCGGCGCACGGTGCGTGTCCGGGCAAGCGATGATCTCCAGCAACTGCGGATCCAGGGCCACGAACGGCTCCTTTCCAGGGGTCCCGCGGGGGTGTTCCCCGCAACCCCCGAAGCCTAACCGCGAACGATGGCGAGAACGTCGTCGCGCAGCTGCGCCATGCGCTCCGCGGTCGGCGCCTCCACGTTGAGTCGCAGCAGCGGCTCCGTGTTGGACGGGCGGAGGTTGATCCACGCGCCGTCCTCGAACGTGATGGTCAGGCCGTCCAGCTCGTCCGTCGGGCGGCCGGCGAACGCGGCGCGCACCTCCGCGGTCTTCGCGGCCGCGTCGGACACCGTGGAGTTGATCTCACCGGACGCGACGTACCGCTCGTAGGCGGCGCCCAGTTCGGAGAGCGGCCGGTCCTGCTCGCCGAGCGCGGCCAGCACGTGCATCGCGGCCAGCATGCCGGTGTCCGCGCCCCAGAAGTCGCGGAAGTAGTAGTGCGCGGAGTGCTCACCGCCGAACACCGCGTCGGTCTTCGCCATCTCCGCCTTGATGAACGAGTGGCCCACCCGGGTGCGGACCGGCTTGCCGCCGTGCTCGACGACGATCTCCGGCACCGCGGTCGAGGTGATCAGGTTGTGGATGACGATGCCGCCCGGGTGCTTGGCCAGCTCGCGCACCGCGACCAGCGCGGTGATCGCGGACGGGGACACCGGCGCGCCGTTCTCGTCGATGACGAAGCAGCGGTCCGCGTCGCCGTCGAACGCCAGGCCGATGTCCGCGCCGTGCTCGACCACGGCGGCCTGCAGGTCGACCAGGTTGGCCGGCTCCAGCGGGTTGGCCTCGTGGTTCGGGAACGAGCCGTCCAGCTCGAAGTAGAGCGGCACGATCTCCAGCGGCAGGCCGGCCAGCACGGCGTCACCGAGCACGGCCGGTACGGTGTGTCCGCCCATGCCGTTGCCCGCGTCCACGACCACCTTGAGCGGGCGGATGCCGGACAGGTCGACCAGCGAGCGCAGGTGCGCCGCATAGTCGGCCAGCAGATCGCGGCGCTCCACCGGCACCTCGCCGACCGGCGTCAGGCCGTCGTCCAGCAACTGCTGCGCCCGGTCCCGGATCTGCGACAGGCCGCTGTCCTGACCGATCGGTTTGGCACCGGCCTTGCACATCTTGATGCCGTTGTACCGCGCCGGGTTGTGGCTGGCGGTGAACATCGCGCCGGGCAGGCCGAGCACGCCGGACGCGTAGTAGAGCAGGTCGGTCGAGCCGAGACCCGCGTGCACCACCTGGGCACCGGCCGCGATCGCACCGGCCGCGAACGACTCGGCCAGCGCCGGGCCGGACTCACGCATGTCGTGCGCGATCACGATGCGGTCGGCGTCGTCGCCGCGATCACGCAGCGTCTCCACGAACGCCTGGCCCAGCGCGCACGCGGCCGCGGTGTCGAACTCGTCCGGGACCGTACCGCGCACGTCGTACGCCTTCACGATCCGTGACAGCTCAGCCAACTCAACGCTCCTCACGCCTCGTCCTACGCCTGTGTAGCCGACCGGGGAAGCGTATCGGAGCCTTGTTCACCGGACGTGATGAGGCGGGTGACCGGGATGCTGCGGCTCGGTCACGGGCACATGACGAAGAGGATGCGCGGGGGTACTACTCCGTCACTCTAGGCAACCGGGTGGTCGGATCCGGCGGCGTGCTGCGCGCCCGGTTCGCGTTCGGGCCGGACGGCACGCCCGGGTAGCGCTGCGTGGGCAGGTCGACCGGCGGCCGGCCACCCGCCGGCGGCTGTGCGGGCAGCATCTGCGTGGCACCCTCGGTCGCGCCGCTCCAGCCGGCCGTGCGCGGACCGGCGCCGTAGACGCCGCCACCGTCACCGCCGCCACCGCTGCCACCGCCGCCGCGCGGCCACGAGCCGCCGGAGCCGGCGAACGCACCGCCGTCGTCCTCCGCGCGGTTGCGCCGGACCAGCAGCACGATCAGCGCCACGCCGACGCCGACCATGACCACACCGATCGCGATCGGCACGCCGAGCCCACCGAACAGGCTGTCGTTCGACTTCAGCGACACCGGGCCGGCCGGGTCCGGCGGGAGCGACTCGAAGGTGGGCGCGGCCGCGGCCTCCTCGGTCTTCTCCTCCTCCGGCGTGGGAGACGGCGACGGGCT
This genomic interval carries:
- a CDS encoding SIS domain-containing protein: MGNPVDGTAGIQGRRVADESILDDEELMAARDPGGMLRATASAGAQVRESAQLAAEANLNALSDEGRPRAVVIAGAGTAVLTADILRTVAGPRCPAPVIAHRSPGVPGWVGAADVVIAVSASGRSPEALAAAEAAARRGARLVAIGAPDSRLQSIAESARAPFIGVPRRAPARASLWSLAVPVLLAARQLDLVKINEADLAETATRLDTDADRCRPGLESFVNPAKSLALGLAGSVPIVWGSSPLATVAARRFADTLSANARYPVVAGGLGEAGRGRVGLLDGVFGGLVEGERDIFADPEDEGDQTRLRIVLLRDGGIDPQEANDEPVAVEERRADAVQTLAERRGVRCDVVTAEGGSTLERLASLIAVPDFASIYLALAHGLDPMAVPAISEMKELANPIRTEGIN
- a CDS encoding cation diffusion facilitator family transporter; its protein translation is MSTGEGGKAIIAALAANLGIAATKFVAFLLTQSSSMLAESIHSVADSGNQALLLLGGRRARRAATPAHPFGYGRERYIYAFIVSIVLFSLGGLFALYEAYHKWHEAHTDPNHGAITSWHWVPVAVLVAAICMEGFSFRTAIKESNHTRGDASWRQFIRRAKAPELPVVLLEDFGALIGLVLALLGVGLTLITGHGVWDALGTGAIGVLLVCIAIILAVETKSLLLGEGASAPDQAAIERALLDGAAVRQIIHMRTMHLGPEELLVAAKFAVDATETAADVTRHINEAEARIRAAVPIARIIYLEPDVYDPEAAAAPKSGYDGTQLASETLTGN
- a CDS encoding helix-turn-helix domain-containing protein, encoding MAVKPSPTTLRRQLGAELRRLREATRRTVADVARSLGWSESKLSRIETAHTGIRNRDLDALLDTYAVPDDDRRRIHAVAVQSRQRAWWEAYGDVLPDAYETYIGFEAEVVRLRAYEALLVPGLLQTDEYAREIFRTDDLRPDGRPARDDEIEQRAAVRLARQAVIGRQPAPDLLWVLDEAVLRRRVGGREVQRRQLGRLVEVSDRPNVTILVVPFDAGAHSGLAGSFCIMDFAGGQRLVYADSRTGGTFREQPEEVDGYATSFEGLRDVALPPEKSIEFIRAAAREI
- a CDS encoding phosphomannomutase/phosphoglucomutase; amino-acid sequence: MAELSRIVKAYDVRGTVPDEFDTAAACALGQAFVETLRDRGDDADRIVIAHDMRESGPALAESFAAGAIAAGAQVVHAGLGSTDLLYYASGVLGLPGAMFTASHNPARYNGIKMCKAGAKPIGQDSGLSQIRDRAQQLLDDGLTPVGEVPVERRDLLADYAAHLRSLVDLSGIRPLKVVVDAGNGMGGHTVPAVLGDAVLAGLPLEIVPLYFELDGSFPNHEANPLEPANLVDLQAAVVEHGADIGLAFDGDADRCFVIDENGAPVSPSAITALVAVRELAKHPGGIVIHNLITSTAVPEIVVEHGGKPVRTRVGHSFIKAEMAKTDAVFGGEHSAHYYFRDFWGADTGMLAAMHVLAALGEQDRPLSELGAAYERYVASGEINSTVSDAAAKTAEVRAAFAGRPTDELDGLTITFEDGAWINLRPSNTEPLLRLNVEAPTAERMAQLRDDVLAIVRG
- the ahcY gene encoding adenosylhomocysteinase; protein product: MTSTLPVRPQTVAEGDYKVADLSLAAFGRKEIQLAEHEMPGLMSIRREYADAQPLRGARITGSLHMTIQTAVLIETLTALGAEVRWASCNIFSTQDHAAAAIVVGPNGTPEAPSGVPVYAWKGETLEEYWWCTEQILLWPDGKGPNMILDDGGDATLLVHKGAEFEKLGAVPAIDTADSEEYAVILATLHKSLAEDKQRWTNIAAGIKGVTEETTTGVHRLYEMQAAGNLLFPAINVNDSVTKSKFDNKYGCRHSLIDGINRATDVLIGGKVAVVFGYGDVGKGCADSLRGQGARVIVTEIDPICALQAAMDGYQVATIDDVVETADIFVTATGCFNVITADHMARMKHNAIVGNIGHFDNEIDMAGLYRRADVERINIKPQVDEFKFADGHSIIVLSEGRLLNLGNATGHPSFVMSNSFANQTIAQIELFTKIEEYPIGVYVLPKHLDEKVARLHLDALGVKLTELTKEQAAYLNVPVEGPYKSDHYRY
- a CDS encoding RDD family protein, with the translated sequence MADGNAAGGGLVSGEAVEVEIRVARPGSRVLALAVDIVVQIGLALSITTTLLLALGISGLLGRLDEAVMSALTVIVTALVLVGYPTITETVSGGRTAGKSLVGIRVVRDDGGPIQLRHAFTRALVGVALEWPGLVLPLVTWIASLFTMLTNPLGKRLGDLAAGTIVIHDRAATGWGWVPGMPPALAGWALTLDLTGLGDDLALAVRHFLSRGSTLVEPDRSRLGRALAAEVASVTAPPPPPGVPDWAYLAAVLAERHRRATHRLARNRSVSAALWPSLPQPGFRPPLPVPPDARAEWPSQTWPRPPWQADRQLPDWTGMTPPPMASTLRAAAPSEDRKE
- a CDS encoding DUF397 domain-containing protein, whose translation is MLAASHGHVLPWRKSSRSSSNGACVEVAAMPRSVHVRDSKDPDGPMLTVGHEAWTHLIGVVSDGRIAR
- a CDS encoding Trm112 family protein, with product MALDPQLLEIIACPDTHRAPLAHDAATGTLTCTECGRRFRVEDDIPVMLLDEARTAPTGPQHTDQEEDR
- the manA gene encoding mannose-6-phosphate isomerase, class I, whose translation is MQALTSVIRPYAWGSRAAIAEIQGRPTPTAGPEAELWIGAHPADPSRVGGTGLDTLLAAEPDRLLGPAVVERFGARLPYLMKVLAADAPLSLQAHPTLEHANARFAEGHDGYVDANHKPELLVALTPFDALCGFADPAVSADTLESLGIAELAPVVAALRTGPAGLREAVRTLLTWPVEERAGLVKAAVAAGTAPLAGELARFYPEDTGVLVALLLNHVRLEPGQAIWMPAGNLHAYLRGTGVEIMAASDNVLRGGMTPKQVDVDELLGVLRFEVLSEPLHPAVEPAEGVRAWPVPVPDFLLHRITPGGRTVTLDVPGPRVVLAVGGPVRADDGQAVVEIAPGTAAFSGADAGPLRLSGAGEAFVAAVGL
- a CDS encoding stage II sporulation protein M — its product is MDLDAYVAEHDGEWRRLEQLSRGRRLSAAEVDELLALYQRATTHLSVVRSRSPDPTLVARLSRLVLTARATVTGGRRLRLTDATRFVTHGFPRAVYRAWPWWSGVAVAFCALTAFLMSWVSTHPESAAAFIGEERARSLVESEFAGYYTEFLPASFAFHLWTHNAWLAAQCLASGVLIVPVVWLLWQNALNIGVVGGVMIDHGSADQFFGLITPHGLLELTGIFVAAGVGLRIGWAWIAPGPDRTRGRALAETAREGMVAAVGLIGVFGVSALIEALVTPSPMPTAFRIGVGAAVWLAFLGYVLVLGSRARQLEDS